Proteins from a single region of Streptomyces sp. HUAS 15-9:
- a CDS encoding homoserine dehydrogenase, producing MRTRPLKVALLGCGVVGSEVARIMTTHAEDLAARIGAPVELAGVAVRRPSKVREGIDPALVTTDATALVKRGDIDVVVEVIGGIEPARGLITTAFEHGASVVSANKALLAQDGAALHAAAEANGKDLYYEAAVAGAIPLIRPLRESLAGDKVNRVLGIVNGTTNFILDKMDSTGAGYQEALDEATALGYAEADPTADVEGFDAAAKAAILAGIAFHTRVRLDDVYREGMTEVTAADFASAKEMGCTIKLLAICERAADGGSVTARVHPAMIPLSHPLASVRGAYNAVFVESDAAGQLMFYGPGAGGAPTASAVLGDLVAVCRNRLSGATGPGESAYAALPVSPMGEVVTRYHISLDVADKPGVLAQVATVFAEHGVSIDTVRQQGKDGEASLVVVTHRASDAALGGTVEALRKLDTVRGVASIMRVEGE from the coding sequence ATGCGTACGCGTCCGCTGAAGGTGGCGCTGCTGGGCTGTGGGGTTGTCGGCTCAGAGGTGGCGCGCATCATGACGACGCACGCCGAAGACCTCGCCGCGCGGATCGGTGCCCCGGTGGAGCTGGCCGGCGTCGCCGTACGGCGGCCGTCCAAGGTACGGGAGGGCATCGACCCGGCTCTCGTCACCACCGACGCCACCGCGCTCGTCAAACGCGGCGACATCGACGTCGTGGTCGAGGTGATCGGGGGGATCGAGCCCGCGCGGGGCCTCATCACCACCGCCTTCGAGCACGGGGCCTCCGTGGTCTCCGCCAACAAGGCGCTGCTGGCCCAGGACGGGGCCGCCCTGCACGCCGCCGCCGAGGCGAACGGCAAGGACCTCTACTACGAGGCCGCCGTCGCCGGTGCCATCCCGCTGATCCGGCCGCTGCGCGAGTCCCTGGCCGGCGACAAGGTCAACCGGGTGCTGGGCATCGTCAACGGCACGACCAACTTCATCCTCGACAAGATGGACTCCACGGGGGCGGGATATCAGGAGGCCCTCGACGAGGCGACCGCCCTCGGGTACGCGGAAGCCGACCCCACCGCCGACGTCGAGGGCTTCGACGCCGCCGCCAAGGCCGCGATCCTCGCCGGTATCGCCTTCCACACGCGCGTGCGCCTCGACGACGTCTACCGCGAGGGCATGACCGAGGTCACCGCGGCCGACTTCGCCTCGGCGAAGGAGATGGGCTGCACCATCAAGCTGCTCGCCATCTGTGAGCGGGCGGCGGACGGGGGCTCGGTCACCGCGCGCGTGCACCCCGCGATGATTCCGCTGAGCCACCCGCTCGCCTCCGTGCGCGGCGCGTACAACGCCGTGTTCGTGGAGAGCGACGCCGCCGGGCAGCTCATGTTCTACGGCCCGGGCGCGGGCGGCGCTCCCACCGCCTCGGCCGTTCTCGGCGACCTCGTCGCCGTCTGCCGCAACCGGCTCAGCGGGGCAACGGGGCCCGGCGAGTCGGCGTATGCCGCGCTGCCCGTCTCGCCCATGGGCGAGGTCGTGACCCGCTACCACATCAGCCTCGACGTCGCCGACAAACCGGGTGTTCTCGCCCAGGTGGCGACCGTCTTCGCCGAGCACGGGGTGTCGATCGATACGGTTCGGCAGCAGGGCAAGGACGGCGAGGCCTCCCTCGTCGTCGTCACCCATCGTGCGTCCGACGCGGCCCTCGGCGGCACCGTCGAGGCGCTGCGCAAGCTCGACACCGTGCGGGGTGTCGCCAGCATCATGCGGGTTGAAGGAGAGTAA
- the thrB gene encoding homoserine kinase, producing MAGPAFRAAAVRVRVPATSANLGPGFDALGLALGLYDDVVVRVADSGLHIDIAGEGSETLPRDESHLLVRSLRTAFDLLGGQPRGLEIVCANRIPHGRGLGSSSAAICAGIVAARAVTIGGEAKLDDTALLELATEIEGHPDNVAACLLGGFTLSWMEGGAARAIRMEPNDSIVPVVFVPGKPVLTETARGLLPRTVPHVDAAANAGRAALLVEALTRRPELLLPATEDRLHQEYRAPAMPESAALVERLRADGIPAVISGAGPTVMALADAGTADKVEALAGVDWAANRLSLDVQGASVLPLAT from the coding sequence ATGGCCGGTCCAGCGTTCCGCGCCGCCGCCGTCCGGGTGCGCGTCCCCGCCACCAGCGCCAACCTCGGTCCGGGCTTCGACGCCCTGGGCCTCGCGCTGGGGCTCTACGACGACGTCGTCGTCCGGGTGGCCGACTCCGGGCTGCACATCGACATCGCGGGTGAGGGCAGCGAGACGCTGCCGCGAGACGAGAGTCACCTTCTCGTACGGTCCCTGCGCACCGCCTTCGATCTGTTGGGCGGACAGCCCCGCGGCCTGGAGATCGTCTGCGCGAACCGCATTCCGCACGGCCGTGGCCTGGGCTCCTCCTCCGCCGCCATCTGCGCCGGCATCGTCGCCGCCCGCGCCGTGACCATAGGCGGAGAGGCGAAGCTCGACGACACGGCGCTGCTCGAACTCGCCACGGAGATCGAGGGCCACCCCGACAACGTCGCGGCCTGTCTGCTCGGCGGCTTCACGCTCTCCTGGATGGAGGGCGGCGCCGCGCGGGCCATCAGGATGGAGCCCAACGATTCCATCGTTCCGGTGGTTTTCGTGCCCGGAAAGCCGGTCCTGACCGAGACCGCGCGCGGCCTGCTGCCGCGCACCGTGCCGCACGTCGACGCCGCCGCCAACGCGGGCCGTGCCGCCCTGCTCGTCGAGGCCCTGACCAGACGCCCCGAGCTGCTGCTGCCCGCCACCGAGGACCGCCTCCACCAGGAGTACCGCGCCCCGGCCATGCCGGAGAGCGCCGCGCTGGTGGAGCGGTTGCGCGCCGACGGGATCCCGGCCGTCATCTCGGGCGCCGGGCCCACCGTCATGGCACTGGCCGACGCCGGGACCGCCGACAAGGTGGAGGCCCTGGCCGGCGTGGACTGGGCCGCCAACCGGCTGAGCCTGGATGTCCAGGGAGCGAGCGTGCTGCCGCTTGCGACCTGA
- the nrtL gene encoding ArgS-related anticodon-binding protein NrtL: MTPVELSRTVLRAVRRAVDGGELSVTVPERVVVTPPGPGGCGDYATNIALQLARPAGQPPLRVAEILRPHLVGADGVRDVVVTGPGFINICLSGAADPVGSLVREIGERGEAYGHGDALAGQVVELRVPYEARAEVVADVLVRIVAAQGGRVEIDHREPVNLRPVPAPEDPAPLGPDAARWALLHPAPHDRPRITADHLVQREGNPLFRVRYAHARTRALSRNAARLGFEATPAGIEDIDVRDLVDALADYPRIVTAAATHRAPDRLARHLVTVADAVLPFLPAVLPYGDEKPSAAHRARLALAEAAGTVLAGGLSLLGIDAPDHL, translated from the coding sequence GTGACCCCCGTCGAGCTCTCCCGCACCGTGCTGCGCGCGGTGCGTCGTGCTGTGGATGGAGGGGAGCTGAGTGTGACCGTTCCGGAGCGGGTCGTGGTTACGCCGCCGGGGCCCGGGGGGTGTGGTGACTACGCCACCAACATCGCGCTCCAGCTCGCCCGCCCGGCCGGACAGCCGCCCTTGCGTGTCGCCGAGATTCTGCGGCCGCATCTCGTGGGGGCGGATGGGGTCCGTGACGTCGTCGTCACCGGGCCCGGGTTCATCAACATCTGTTTGTCGGGTGCGGCCGATCCCGTTGGCTCTCTGGTTCGGGAGATTGGGGAGCGGGGGGAGGCGTACGGGCACGGCGATGCCCTCGCCGGGCAAGTCGTCGAGTTGCGTGTGCCGTACGAAGCCCGTGCCGAGGTTGTTGCCGACGTGCTCGTGCGGATCGTTGCCGCTCAGGGCGGGCGGGTGGAGATCGATCACCGTGAGCCCGTCAATCTGCGGCCCGTCCCCGCCCCGGAGGACCCCGCCCCGCTCGGTCCCGACGCCGCCCGCTGGGCCCTGCTCCATCCCGCGCCGCACGACCGGCCGCGGATCACCGCCGACCATCTCGTACAGCGCGAGGGGAATCCTCTCTTCCGCGTCCGGTACGCCCATGCCCGCACCCGGGCCCTCAGCCGCAATGCCGCCCGCCTGGGATTCGAGGCCACGCCCGCCGGCATCGAGGACATCGATGTGCGTGATCTCGTCGACGCCCTCGCCGACTACCCCCGTATCGTCACCGCGGCCGCCACCCACCGTGCCCCGGACCGGCTTGCCCGGCATCTCGTCACCGTCGCCGATGCCGTCCTGCCCTTTCTGCCTGCCGTGCTTCCGTACGGGGACGAGAAACCCTCGGCCGCCCACCGTGCCCGGCTCGCCCTTGCCGAAGCCGCCGGGACGGTGCTGGCCGGTGGCCTGTCCCTGCTCGGCATCGACGCACCCGACCACCTCTGA
- a CDS encoding response regulator: MRTYSRVVSGASGRVLVVDDNKVIRQLIRVNLELEGLEVVTAADGAECLDVVHEVRPDVVTLDVVMPRLDGLRTAALLRADPRTRDLPLAIVSACTQYEVEGGLDIGVDAFLAKPFEPAELVSVVRQLIEQGRGGPVDRDRGGDGEGSESVLGGSIGSEEVELSTERAGRAGA, encoded by the coding sequence GTGCGGACCTACTCTCGAGTTGTGTCGGGCGCGTCGGGTCGGGTGCTTGTTGTGGACGACAACAAGGTCATCCGGCAGCTGATCAGGGTCAATCTTGAGCTGGAGGGGCTTGAGGTCGTGACCGCGGCCGATGGTGCCGAGTGTCTGGATGTGGTTCATGAGGTGCGGCCCGATGTCGTGACCCTGGACGTCGTCATGCCGCGGCTGGACGGACTGCGGACCGCCGCCCTGCTGCGTGCCGACCCCCGGACCCGTGATCTTCCCCTCGCCATCGTCAGTGCCTGCACCCAGTACGAGGTCGAGGGCGGGCTGGACATCGGGGTCGACGCCTTTCTCGCCAAGCCGTTCGAGCCTGCCGAACTCGTCAGCGTCGTACGGCAGTTGATCGAGCAGGGGCGTGGCGGGCCGGTCGATAGGGATAGGGGCGGGGATGGAGAGGGGAGTGAGTCTGTCCTTGGTGGCTCCATCGGTTCCGAAGAGGTCGAGCTTTCGACGGAGCGTGCCGGGCGGGCCGGTGCCTGA
- a CDS encoding helix-turn-helix transcriptional regulator: MTRENRGPAVELLTVRQVLDELGGISRRTFYRWRELRIAPACIRLPNGELRVRRDVLNDWLEDRAERAAS, from the coding sequence ATGACGCGTGAGAACCGTGGTCCGGCCGTTGAGCTGCTCACGGTGCGGCAGGTACTCGACGAACTGGGCGGGATCTCCCGACGCACCTTCTACCGCTGGCGGGAACTGCGCATCGCCCCCGCCTGCATCCGCCTGCCGAACGGGGAGCTCCGGGTTCGGCGGGACGTGCTGAACGACTGGTTGGAGGACCGGGCAGAGAGGGCGGCGTCGTGA
- a CDS encoding FtsK/SpoIIIE domain-containing protein, which translates to MNLASSTASAGSSGPSWVLVVAAVLVPGLLLAGPALRRRYPVAWWLLLGFPVVALRVMQTWRPLMAGCGLAVSRRPALTVVSGLVGNGAPPPQPRVPRRGLIHPTSGGFVLLVRLLPGQVPEDFVKAAPAMAEDWQVHAVRVTSWKPGVVRIVASASDPLAAPRAPKQRGSGHLLRVAVGVLETGAAWVVDLRRVPHWLIVGATRSGKSTLINALVAGLAPQHVALVGIDCKGGMELSLYELRLSALATNREQAVRLLSALVDLTLDRMSLCRTARVRNVWGLPDKERPVPVVVIVDEIAELFLIASRSEKDEAHAAGTALIRLAQLGAALGVFLVVAGQRVGSDLGPGVTALRAQLGGRVCHRVADPGTAEMALGDLNPDALKAAQAITPEQAGTAVLASGDGWERARSHLITEAEAEAVAAEYAYLTPVLSELHVEAS; encoded by the coding sequence GCCCTGCGCCGCCGCTACCCCGTCGCCTGGTGGCTGTTACTCGGCTTCCCGGTCGTGGCCTTGCGGGTCATGCAGACCTGGCGGCCCTTGATGGCGGGCTGTGGGCTCGCCGTCAGTCGGCGACCGGCTCTGACGGTCGTGTCCGGGCTTGTCGGCAACGGTGCGCCTCCACCGCAGCCGCGCGTACCGCGTCGCGGTCTCATACACCCGACCTCCGGCGGCTTCGTGCTGCTGGTACGGCTGTTGCCAGGCCAGGTGCCGGAGGACTTCGTCAAGGCTGCGCCTGCTATGGCCGAGGACTGGCAGGTTCACGCGGTGCGGGTGACCTCTTGGAAGCCGGGAGTCGTACGGATCGTCGCGTCGGCGTCCGACCCGTTGGCCGCTCCTCGGGCTCCTAAGCAGCGGGGGTCTGGTCATCTGCTTCGGGTGGCCGTGGGTGTGCTGGAGACCGGTGCCGCCTGGGTGGTCGACCTGCGGCGCGTGCCGCACTGGCTGATCGTGGGAGCCACGCGTTCAGGCAAGTCGACGTTGATCAACGCGCTCGTGGCGGGCCTGGCTCCTCAGCACGTCGCCCTGGTCGGGATCGACTGCAAGGGCGGTATGGAACTGTCGCTCTACGAGCTGCGGTTGTCCGCCCTCGCCACCAACCGTGAGCAGGCGGTCCGGCTGCTCTCCGCGCTCGTGGACCTGACCCTCGACCGCATGAGCCTGTGCCGGACGGCGCGCGTTCGCAACGTCTGGGGATTGCCGGACAAGGAACGACCGGTCCCCGTCGTCGTGATCGTCGACGAGATCGCGGAACTGTTCCTCATCGCGAGCCGGAGTGAGAAGGACGAAGCCCACGCCGCCGGTACGGCACTCATCCGCCTGGCCCAACTCGGCGCGGCGCTGGGGGTTTTCCTCGTCGTCGCCGGCCAACGCGTCGGCTCCGATCTGGGGCCCGGTGTCACCGCGTTGCGGGCACAGCTCGGCGGCCGGGTCTGCCATCGCGTGGCCGACCCGGGGACAGCGGAAATGGCGCTCGGCGACCTCAACCCCGATGCGCTCAAGGCTGCGCAGGCCATCACCCCGGAACAGGCCGGTACTGCCGTCCTCGCCTCAGGCGACGGCTGGGAACGTGCCCGGTCGCACCTGATCACGGAGGCGGAGGCGGAAGCCGTCGCTGCCGAGTACGCGTACCTGACTCCTGTCCTGTCCGAACTGCACGTCGAAGCGTCGTGA
- the thrC gene encoding threonine synthase, with protein MTHQWRGIIEEYRDRLPVSDTTPVVTLREGGTPLVPAQVLSERTGCEVHLKVEGANPTGSFKDRGMTMAISKAKEEGAKAVICASTGNTSASAAAYAVRAGMVSAVLVPRGKIALGKMGQALVHGAKILQVDGNFDDCLTLARNLSDNYPVALVNSVNPVRIEGQKTAAFEIVDMLGDAPDIHVLPVGNAGNITAYWRGYREYAADGVSTRTPRMWGFQASGSAPIVRGEVVKDPSTIATAIRIGNPASWQYALAARDESGGLIDEVTDREILRAYRLLAAQEGVFVEPASAASVAGLLKAAEQGKVDPGQRIVCTVTGNGLKDPDWAVAGAPQPVTVPVDAVAAAERLGLA; from the coding sequence ATGACCCACCAGTGGCGCGGAATCATCGAGGAGTACCGGGACCGGCTGCCGGTATCCGACACCACGCCGGTCGTGACGCTCCGCGAGGGCGGCACGCCCCTCGTGCCCGCGCAGGTGCTCTCCGAGCGCACGGGCTGCGAGGTCCACCTCAAGGTGGAGGGTGCGAACCCGACCGGGTCCTTCAAGGACCGCGGTATGACCATGGCCATCAGCAAGGCCAAGGAGGAGGGGGCCAAGGCGGTCATCTGCGCCTCCACGGGCAATACGTCCGCCTCCGCCGCCGCCTACGCCGTGCGTGCCGGGATGGTCTCCGCCGTACTGGTGCCGCGGGGGAAGATCGCGCTCGGCAAGATGGGCCAGGCCCTCGTGCACGGCGCGAAGATCCTCCAGGTCGACGGCAACTTCGACGACTGCCTCACCCTCGCCCGCAATCTGAGCGACAACTACCCCGTGGCGCTGGTCAATTCGGTGAACCCGGTGCGTATCGAGGGGCAGAAGACGGCCGCCTTCGAGATCGTGGACATGCTGGGCGACGCCCCGGACATCCATGTGCTGCCGGTGGGCAACGCGGGCAACATCACCGCGTACTGGAGGGGGTACCGGGAGTACGCCGCCGACGGCGTGTCCACCAGGACTCCTCGCATGTGGGGGTTCCAGGCCTCCGGCAGTGCGCCGATCGTGCGCGGCGAGGTCGTGAAGGATCCTTCGACCATCGCCACCGCCATCCGCATCGGCAACCCGGCGTCCTGGCAGTACGCCCTGGCGGCGCGGGACGAGTCCGGCGGTCTCATCGACGAGGTGACGGACCGTGAAATCCTGCGCGCCTACCGGCTGTTGGCCGCGCAGGAGGGTGTCTTCGTGGAGCCCGCGTCCGCCGCGTCCGTGGCCGGTCTGCTGAAGGCCGCCGAGCAGGGCAAGGTCGACCCGGGCCAGCGGATCGTGTGCACGGTCACCGGCAACGGCCTCAAGGACCCGGACTGGGCCGTCGCGGGCGCACCGCAGCCGGTCACCGTCCCGGTCGACGCGGTGGCCGCGGCCGAGCGGCTCGGTCTCGCCTGA
- a CDS encoding tyrosine-type recombinase/integrase, translated as MKSYKVSVWKISVNKTTKKLTYLVRWVVDGQPFSESYKTKALADRFRAKLVRALDKGEPFDTVTGLPDSLRGGKAALSFLDLAVKYVDARWAEASAKQRDSMTDALATVVPVLVKPGRGRPAPEVLRRALRSYVLPVPRRERERPEEIDAAVRWIEKASLPVGELQEIARVHELIDALGRRLDGKPAATQTYRRRRAVVFNALEFAVELEHLPSNPLSRVRRKRGKRAVQEVDRRVVVNPRQARELLTALTYVGGYDRASGRRLRAFFACLYYAAMRPGEALGLRRSDCTLPASGWGRIELAETRPTAGKAWTDSGEAHDRRGLKQRAHGEVRIVPVPPPLVRLLREHLKEFGTAKDGRLFFSERGNVIAASSYSRAWKQARELALVPDQVSSVLAFRPYDLRHAGVSQWLNSGVPAPEVAARAGHSVDVLLKIYAKCIDGQEKEMNDRIMQGLGEGDDLMD; from the coding sequence GTGAAGTCGTACAAGGTCTCCGTCTGGAAGATCTCGGTCAACAAGACCACCAAGAAACTGACCTACCTCGTGCGCTGGGTCGTCGATGGTCAGCCGTTCAGCGAGTCGTACAAGACCAAGGCGCTGGCCGACCGCTTCCGCGCCAAGCTGGTGCGGGCGCTCGACAAGGGTGAGCCGTTCGACACCGTCACCGGTCTGCCTGACTCGCTGCGTGGCGGCAAAGCTGCCTTGTCGTTCCTCGACCTGGCGGTGAAGTACGTGGATGCCCGTTGGGCGGAGGCGTCGGCCAAGCAGCGGGACAGCATGACGGACGCGTTGGCGACGGTCGTCCCCGTCCTTGTGAAGCCGGGACGTGGGCGGCCCGCTCCCGAGGTTCTCCGTCGGGCGCTGCGGTCGTACGTCCTGCCCGTCCCCCGTAGGGAGCGGGAGCGGCCGGAGGAGATTGACGCGGCGGTGCGCTGGATCGAGAAGGCGTCGCTTCCGGTGGGAGAGCTGCAAGAGATCGCCCGTGTGCATGAGCTGATCGATGCGCTGGGGCGGAGGCTGGACGGGAAGCCCGCGGCGACCCAGACGTACCGGCGACGGCGAGCCGTGGTCTTCAACGCACTTGAGTTCGCGGTTGAACTCGAACACCTGCCCTCCAACCCGCTGAGCCGAGTTCGACGCAAGCGGGGGAAGCGGGCTGTGCAGGAGGTTGACCGCCGAGTGGTGGTCAATCCTCGGCAGGCTCGGGAGCTCCTGACCGCGCTCACGTACGTGGGCGGCTATGACCGAGCGAGCGGCCGGCGCCTGCGGGCGTTCTTCGCGTGCCTGTACTACGCGGCCATGCGACCCGGGGAGGCGCTGGGGCTTCGGCGTTCCGACTGCACCCTTCCGGCGTCGGGTTGGGGCCGTATCGAATTGGCGGAGACTCGTCCCACGGCAGGTAAGGCATGGACCGACTCCGGCGAGGCTCACGATCGGCGCGGACTGAAGCAGCGGGCCCATGGTGAGGTGCGCATCGTGCCGGTACCGCCTCCATTGGTGCGGCTGCTCCGCGAGCACTTGAAGGAGTTCGGTACGGCGAAGGACGGGCGGCTGTTCTTCAGCGAGCGGGGCAACGTGATCGCCGCCTCGTCGTACTCGCGGGCGTGGAAACAGGCCCGGGAACTGGCGCTGGTCCCCGATCAGGTCTCCTCGGTCCTGGCCTTCCGGCCGTACGACCTCCGCCATGCGGGCGTCTCCCAGTGGCTCAACTCCGGTGTTCCGGCACCGGAGGTCGCCGCTCGCGCCGGCCACTCGGTGGACGTCCTTCTGAAGATCTACGCCAAGTGCATCGACGGCCAGGAGAAGGAGATGAACGACCGGATCATGCAGGGCCTGGGGGAGGGGGACGATCTCATGGACTGA
- the lysA gene encoding diaminopimelate decarboxylase, whose product MSRSAHPAGPRHADVLTEGHYSAPPTDLNALDAKVWAQTVTRDEQGVVSVGGIDVKRLAEEFGTPAYVLDEADFRARARAWRTAFGQDADVFYAGKAFLSRAVVRWLHEEGLNLDVCSGGELATALSAGMPADRIAFHGNNKSVAEIERAVDAGVGRIVLDSFQEIVRVAHVAESLGKRQRVQIRITVGVEAHTHEFIATAHEDQKFGIPLAGGQAAEAVRRALRLDGLELIGIHSHIGSQIFDMSGFEVAAHRVVGLLKDIRDEHGVELPEIDLGGGLGIAYTSDDDPREPHEIAKALTEIVGRECESARLRTPRISVEPGRAIVGPTAFTLYEVGTIKPLDGLRTYVSVDGGMSDNIRTALYDAEYSVALASRTSDAEPMLVRVVGKHCESGDIVVKDAFLPADLAPGDLIAVPATGAYCRSMASNYNHVLRPPVVAVNDGEARVIVRRETEEDLLRLDVG is encoded by the coding sequence ATGAGCCGTTCCGCACATCCCGCTGGGCCCCGTCACGCCGACGTCCTCACCGAGGGGCACTACTCCGCCCCGCCCACCGACCTCAACGCCCTCGACGCCAAGGTGTGGGCCCAGACCGTCACCCGTGATGAGCAGGGTGTCGTCAGCGTGGGCGGCATCGACGTCAAGCGGCTCGCCGAGGAGTTCGGTACGCCCGCCTACGTCCTCGACGAGGCCGACTTCCGGGCCCGGGCCCGCGCGTGGCGTACGGCCTTCGGGCAGGATGCCGATGTCTTCTACGCCGGGAAGGCGTTCCTCTCGCGCGCCGTTGTGCGGTGGCTGCACGAGGAGGGGCTCAACCTCGACGTGTGCTCCGGCGGTGAACTGGCCACCGCGCTCTCCGCCGGTATGCCCGCCGATCGCATCGCCTTCCACGGCAACAACAAGTCCGTCGCCGAGATCGAGCGTGCCGTCGACGCGGGTGTGGGGCGGATCGTTCTCGATTCCTTCCAGGAGATCGTGCGCGTCGCCCATGTCGCCGAGTCCCTCGGGAAGCGGCAGCGCGTGCAGATCCGGATCACCGTCGGCGTCGAGGCGCATACGCACGAGTTCATCGCCACCGCCCATGAGGACCAGAAGTTCGGGATCCCGCTGGCCGGCGGGCAGGCCGCGGAGGCCGTGCGGCGTGCCCTTCGGCTCGACGGGCTCGAGCTGATCGGGATCCACTCGCACATCGGCTCGCAGATCTTCGACATGTCCGGGTTCGAGGTCGCCGCGCATCGCGTGGTGGGGCTGCTGAAGGACATCCGGGACGAGCACGGTGTCGAGCTGCCCGAGATCGACCTCGGCGGTGGCCTCGGGATCGCGTACACGAGTGACGACGATCCGCGTGAGCCCCATGAGATCGCCAAGGCGCTGACCGAGATCGTCGGCCGCGAGTGCGAGTCCGCCAGGCTGCGGACGCCCCGTATCTCCGTCGAGCCCGGCCGCGCCATCGTCGGGCCCACCGCCTTCACGCTCTACGAGGTCGGCACCATCAAGCCCCTCGACGGGCTGCGTACGTACGTCTCCGTCGACGGCGGCATGTCGGACAACATCCGTACCGCGCTGTACGACGCCGAGTACAGCGTCGCCCTCGCCTCCCGCACCTCCGACGCCGAGCCCATGCTCGTGCGCGTTGTCGGCAAGCACTGCGAGAGCGGGGACATCGTGGTCAAGGACGCGTTCCTGCCGGCCGACCTGGCACCGGGTGACCTCATCGCGGTCCCGGCTACCGGTGCCTACTGCCGGTCCATGGCCAGCAACTACAACCACGTACTCCGGCCGCCCGTCGTCGCGGTGAACGACGGCGAGGCCCGGGTGATCGTCCGCCGCGAGACGGAGGAGGATCTCCTGCGTCTCGACGTCGGATGA